In Defluviimonas aquaemixtae, the sequence ACCCATATCGTCGGACTGACGACAAATGAATCGAGCGCTCTGCGGACCTTCCTCGCCAATCACATGAACAAGCCGGAGGATCAGGTTCGCTGGCGCTGGCAGGCTGGGGATATCGCGATGTGGGACAACCGCGTGACCATGCACTACGCGGTGGCGGATTATCTGCCACAGTACAGATGCATGAACCGTGTGACGGTAGTCCGGGATGGACGCGCTGACACGCGCGCTCGGAGCGCGTAGCGGGTAATAAGCGTTGCGCTAGGCGAAACGCAATCCAGATCTCACGCATGTCGCCAGATAGCAGATGAAAGGTTCGTCTGGATACCGGCGTCAATACTGACAATGAACGGCGGATCTGTCCCGCATCGATGGCTAAGCGCCGATCCTGACGCCCATGACGCGCGGAAGAAGGGACCATCCCGGAGTGGCCCGCACGTACAGAAGGACACTTGGCAAACGCCCAACGAAACTAGGATCAGTGAATAGTTTCAACCATGTGTGCATATCTTCACGCGCGAAACGCCGCGATATTCGCGCCGGTCAGGCCGAGTTCGCCAGCGCGTCGATCTGAGGCCGGAACGGTTCGAGATTGTAGCCCCAACGCTGCGTGATCCGGATCAGTTCATCCGTCGGTCGCTGTCCGGCCTCGCTCAGCGCCCAGACGATCGACGATCGGTTGCCGGACGCGCAGTAGGCCAGCACGGGGCCTTTTGATGCGGCGACCGCTTCGCCTTGGGCAGTCACGTTCTCCATCGTGATCGCGCCGCCGACCACCGGGTTCGCAATGAAGGTCAGACCCGCCGACTCGATTGCCCGGCGCAGCGCCTCGGTTCGCAGCTCGGGCGGGACCTCGTTGTCCGGCCGGTTGTCGATGACGGTGGTGAAGCCCGCATCGCGGATCGCCTCCGCATGCTCGGGCGCGATCTGGGGCGACACGGCGTATCTCTCAGTCAGGTTGCGGATGTCCATGAAAGCCCTCAGGATGCAGCATACCGGTCGAGGCAGCTTCGCGCCGCCCGCGCGGCGACAATACCCGCGATCATGGCGCGAAGGAAGGGCCGCCAACGACCCGCCCGCGCCGCAGGTCAAGCATTCACCACGGCGTGCAGAGCCATGAATTATTGCATGAAACGCTTCGCCAACGCAGGATTGACTTGCATCAAGGCCCGCGACGTCACAGCCTGACTAGATGTGTGTCCGGGTAACGCAAAAGGAGAGCACGATGAAATCCACCGCCCAACGCAAGGCCGAGCTCGAAGCCCGCCGCGCGGTCCTCAATGACCGCATAGCCGGGATCGGGAAGGAGCTTGATAGCCACGAATCCAAGGATTGGGAGGAGATGGCGGTGGAACGCGAAGCCGACGAGGTGCTCGAGGATCTCGGTCAATCCGCGAAGAACGAACTGCGCATGATCGAGGCAGCGCTGCAACGGATCGAAGAGG encodes:
- a CDS encoding TIGR01244 family sulfur transferase, producing MDIRNLTERYAVSPQIAPEHAEAIRDAGFTTVIDNRPDNEVPPELRTEALRRAIESAGLTFIANPVVGGAITMENVTAQGEAVAASKGPVLAYCASGNRSSIVWALSEAGQRPTDELIRITQRWGYNLEPFRPQIDALANSA
- a CDS encoding TraR/DksA family transcriptional regulator encodes the protein MKSTAQRKAELEARRAVLNDRIAGIGKELDSHESKDWEEMAVEREADEVLEDLGQSAKNELRMIEAALQRIEEGEYGYCTTCGDQISEERLDLLPATPFCPNCAPGR